Part of the Methanosphaera sp. WGK6 genome is shown below.
TTTTATTAGAAAATAGACTTAAAGAAATTTTAGAATAAAAAAATAATAAAAAATAATTAAGTTATGTGTTGTAATGACTGAATTTATTTCTATTTTTCTTTGATCTTTTGATATTTATTGCACTAATATCTCCTACTACATAAATATTAATAGTCCACATTGGATCGTATTCTGATGAGTATATTCCCATTATTTCTTCTAAATATATTGTTAATTCTTTTTTTAATTTTTCTTCAGTGTATAATGCACTATATGAATCAAAATGTATATTAACTTTAAATGTGTCCTTGTATGTAATTTTATGGCGTATTTTTCGTAATATTGTCGATGTAATATAATTTATATTGTTTAAAACGCAGTATACTGGTATTAGTTCTATATTATTGTTAATTGTTCTATCATATTCTATTTCTTTAATTAATTCTTCTGGATTTTGATATTCTAGGAAGTAGATACATGGATTTTCAGATCCTTTGAGGAAATAAGAATATTCTTTTTCGTTCATATTTTTTTCAAATTCATATATTCTATTATCTAATTCTTTAGAATTTGTTACTTCTGTGAATTTTATTAATAATTCTGGATGTGTTGTTTTTCGGAACATAGTTGTACTCCTTATTTCTATTTTGATAATTTATAAATTTTTTATAAATTTTCAATTATTATTATACAATTTAAAGTATATAAAGATTATCTTTAAAAAATTTATATTATATAAGAATCATAATTAATTTCATGGAATCAAAAGGAACAATCAATTTAGAATTTTTAATAGTTTTTTTTATATTTTTATTTCTGTCAACAATGGTCATTTCAATATCTATAGAAGAACTAACTATCATTGAAGAAACACAAAATAGAAAGGATGCTCGAATAGTTTCTAATGATTTAAGTGGAATACTCAATGAGGTTAATATACAAAATGAAGGTTATTCGAGAAGTTATACCTTACCTAGTAAAATTAATCAGGAAACATATATAGTTAAAATAAATCACTCTGGAGTTTATATCAATAGTCACTATCAAATAACATATTCTAAAATAATTCCATCAAATAAATTAGCTTCAAAAAATTTCATATTAATTCCAGGAAATACATATAAAATTATTAATAATAATGAAAGTATAGATATAATACAGTTAAATTAAAAATCTTTTTAAAAATTAATATAAGTATAATTAAATTATCATGAATAATAAAGGACAACTCTCAGTAGAATATATATTAATGTTAAGTATAATAATAATTATTTTAATTTCATCAATAAGCATGATATCTGATGAATTTGAAAAAAATACAATTTTAACAGCTGCACAATTTGGAGCTCAAAATGGAATAGATAAAAATGGATATGCAATGTATTATAATGATACATTTAATCATTATCAAAATGATTATCCTAAACTATTAACTTCTACTGAAATAAAACTAATAAAAATAGAGTTATATGAAAATAATACAACACTTGAGTTGCAAGTATATGCACACAGTAATGCACTATCTGCTCCAGAAAAAAATATAGTGGGGGCACGAATTAACTATTATATTAGAAAAAGTGTATCTGAAACATTCAATTCAACACCCTGTAATATTTTCTATGATCCTACAAAATCAAATAAATATGTAATTAAAACAAAATCAGTTATATGGTTGTGATATTTAAAAAAAGATTAGAGTTAAATAATAACTCCTTTAGCAAAAAAAGCAACTAATATTCCAATAATACCAAAAATTAATCCAATAATCCATATAATATGAACTACTTCTGCTTCTTTCATTGGTTTTTTTAGAATAGAACGAATTAATGAATTAAAACCACCTGGAGGTGCTACTAATACTCCATTTTCTTTAACTTGGGTAGGTTTAAATTTATGACGTTCCATTACACCAGCACTTCTAAATTTAAGAAGACCGTCAATAATATTGGGAATAAGAACAATAAATGCTATAATTTTAACTCTACCTATAAAAGCAATAATTGCAATACAAGCACCTATAATTAAAGTTCCAACGTCTCCTGGAAATACATTTGCAGGGTATTTATTATAAAATAAAAATGCTAGTAATGCTCCGAGCATTGAAAATGAAATTATAGCAACATCATACTTATTCATGATAATACAAGATAGTGTAAGAGAAGTTAATGCAATAACACCAAGCCCTGTTTCAATACCATTAAGGCCTGCTAACATATTAGTTAAATTAGAAGCTATTGAAACTGCAATAGGAATACTTAACATGTAAAAAATACTCATATTTGGTGGAGTAACCCACATTATTGGAAGACCTGCAATCCAAAGTAATATTAATTTCTCTTTTGAAGATAATATTATCAAATCATCAACTATTCCTATAATTCCAGTTAATAATATGACAATAAGTGTAATTGTTAATTGGGATTGCCATGAAGGATATAGATAAACTCCCACCATGATTGAAATAGCAAAACCAAATAAAATCCCAATTCCACCCATTTCTGCAACTTCAGGTTTTGTTAACTTATGAATATCTCTCCCTACAATATCTGCTTTTTTTAATCTTTTGATTAAAGTAGGCATAATTGCAAATGTAATTAAAAATGCTATTAATCCACATCCACTTGATGTTAATAGGAGTTGTGGTATATTCAATTAATACACTCCTTCATTTTTTTCTTTATTAATTAATTCTCGTTCTTTCTGTAAAATATAATAAATAGTTCTAACAGGGATATTTAACATGGATGATATTATCTTCACAGAAGTACCCTTATTCTTCAAATCAACAATTTCTTCTTTAAGTTCTTTAGAATATTTTGATTTAGGGCCTTGTTTTAATTTCTTATTTTTAAGATAATAAACAGTTTTTCTATTAATATTTAGACGATTTGCAATATTTTTAGGAGTTAAACCAGAATCTATCATTTTATTAATTTCTTCTTTTAAATTTTCATCATACTTTTGAGGACGTCCTCTGTGTTCAATAATTGATATCTGAATACCTAATTCATTTAAAGCATCAATATATGTTTCAGAAGTTCGTTCATATAAACTCTGAGGACATTCAATTTCTTCAAGATCAGGATTATCGTCAAGTAATTCAATAATTAATCTTGAGGATAATGGTTTATTCACATGTATTTTGGAACTCATAGCTATCATCCTTTCAATATTATTTATTTATTATTTCTAAGAATTTTTTAGCTTTATTGGTTGATGGTTTTTCTATTTTACGTAAATTTGATTTTTCTTTTGCAGCTTCTTCTTTATCTACGTAAAGTAAATCTGCAGCTTTGTTTAAAGATATATTTGATTTTTTATGTAATGCAATAGCACCATATGCTGCGTGATTTGATTTTAAATGTAATTTTTTACGTTTTGTTTCAAGTTCTAACTTGTATTGAATTGTTTCTTTCATATTTGGAATGACTTCAATATTTTCACCATTATCTTGAAGTAATTTAACAACATCTTTTGAAAAAATATTATTAAATACTTTTATTTGATTAGAATCTAATGTTGGTCTTAGATTAGGGAATGGTCCTGAATAATTATTACGTCTGTTCTCTGAAGTGGTGAGATAATATTTGAATATATCCCATAATATTAATGTGTTTGATGTTTCAATATAGAAGTGTTTTTTAAGATCTTCTTGTTTTTCAAGATCTTCTTTTAATTCACGTTCAATTTCTCTATTTTTATTCATTAAATTAGCTTTTTTTAGTTTAACATATTTTAATTCTTCTTCTAATTCGATACGTTCTTCTGCTTCTCTAGCAAGTTTACATGCGTCTTGTCTTGCTTCTTCTGTTAATTTATTATATGTATTTATTTTTTCCATATTTTGTATGTGTTGTGGTATAATTTCATCAATTTTTTGGTTCACAATATTTTCAGAGTATTGTAAATAAGCTATTGCTAGGGCATTTTGAACATATTTATCATTTATTAGTGAAGGTTTTTTATGGTGAAATTGAAGTAATTCAATACGTACATTAGGACCATATCGTTTACGAAGTTCTAATTCATAATTTGATTCATCAGCATAATCAATATTTACTTTTTTACTAATCCATTTTCCGGTTTTCTCTTCTTTAATTTTTGCAATCACAGTTATACTTTTTACACGTCCTCTTTTTTCTTGACGCATAGTTTTAATTATCTTACGATATGCTTCTAAACTATAATTAGTTAATTGTGATCGTTTAAGAAGATATTCGCCACCTAATGGTAAATATTTAATCAGTTCCAGTCTGCAAATTCCACTTTTATTTGCAGTAAATTTGAATTCATGGCATCCACATGTACATTCACAATTTGTTTTTTTGATATCATTTTCTGTTAAAATATCTTCGATAGTATTTTGTTTGTATTTTTGACCACATTTTTCACATGTGATTTCAGCATATTCTTCTAAGTGACCTATTGCTATTTTATGGGATGAAATAGCAGATTTTACTTGATCAAGAATGTTTTTCTTATTTGATGCTTTGATACGAAAGTATTGTGCATGTCGTGATTGATCATATACATCATCGGGAATAATTTCAGGGTTATTTGAATTATTTCCTTTTCCATATCTTTTCAAAGCACTATATGGTGAGGTAAAACCTCTTATTTCCATTTTATTTCGAAGATTTTGTAGTTCATAGAGGTTATTTTTCAAATAACCATATATTTCTATGAAACTATCGAAATCTTCTATACCTTCGGCAATAATAGGTTTTCTTTGTATTCTTTTAAGAAACTTCTCGCTTTGTGTCACTAAGAGTTCGCTCATTTTATATGTTCACCAACATTTCCTTCAGTAGTTAAAAGTTCCATACTGTCTGTAGCAAGTAACATACCATTTGATTCTACACCGAATAATTTGGCTGGTTCAAGATTTGCAACAACTATTACTTTTCTATCTATGAGTTCTTCAGGATTATATCTTTTCGCAAGTCCTGCAACTACTTGTCTTATTTCGTCTCCTAAATCGACTTGTAATTTAAGTAGGTTTTTAGATCCATCAATTCTTTCAGCTTCTTTTATTTGTCCAACAACTAATTGTACTTTTCCAAATTCATCTATACTAATTAAATCACTCATATTTTCATCTTCATTATTATTTTCTGTGTTTTCAAGGGAATATAATTTATTTTTTTGCTCTTCTATTATTTTATCTTCAATTTTATTAAATAATGGTTTAGCTTTTTTAATTTCATGTCCTGCTTCTAAGAATTCTTTTGATTCAGTCCATGTTACTTTTGGTTCTCTATTTTCAAATTTCATAAATCCTTCAATATCTTCAACAGGCATACCTAAAATATCTCTTATTTTTTGTGCTGATTCAGGGATGTAAGGTGTTAATAATATTGCTAATTTATAAACTAATTGATTGGATAGATAAATGCATGTTTTTGCACTTTCAGAATCTTCTTTCATAGCTTTCCATGGTTTTTTATCATTGAAGTACTTATTTGCTTCTTTAGTTAAAGCCATTATTTCTACTAATCCATCTCTGAATTTAAAATTTTCAATACAATCTGCTACTTTATCTGGTAATTCTTTGATTTTATTTTCAAATTCTTTATCTATTTCATCATAACTTCCAGGTTCAGGTAGTTTACCTTCGAAAAATTTATTTGTAAATGTAAATGTTCTATGGATAAAATTTCCAAGATTATCTGTTAATTCATTATTAATTCTTCTTTGGAAGTCATCCCATGAGAAATCAGTATCTCTATTTAAAGGTGCATTGATAACCATGTAATATCTTAATAAATCACTATCAAATTGGTCAAGGAATTCTTTTACCCAAATAACCCATCCTTTACTTGTTGACATTTTACGTCCTTCAAGAGATAAGTATCCTCCACCTACTACAGAGTAAGGTAGGTTCCATTCATGACCTAGGAGCATACTTGGCCAAAAAATTGTGTGGTGATAAATAATATCTTTTCCAATGAAGTGCACGGTTTTATCATCCCAGTATTCTTTCCAGTTGAGTCCATGTTTTTTAGCCCATGTTGCAGCGGAAGATTGATAACCTATAAATGCTTCTGCCCATACATATAATACTTTGTCTGTAACTCCTTCTAGGGGAACTGGAATTCCCCAATTCATGTCACGGGTCATAATCCAATCTTTAAGGCCATCATTTAACCATTCTTTAGCAAAGTTTTTAACATTTTTAGGTAAATTTTCGTTATTATTAATCCATTGAGTTAATGGTTCTTCAAATTCATGTAATTTAAAGTAATATTGTTTTGATTGTTGTACGTGTGGAGTTCCATCACATATTAAGCAATGGGGTTCTTTAAGGTCAGTAGGATTCAGATGTCTTCCACATACTTCACATTGATCTCCTCTAGCTTCACTTTCGCAATGTGGACAGATTCCTTCCACATATCTATCTGGTAAGCTACGTTTACAAGTATCACAGTATAATTGGTCAATGATTTTTTCATAAATATATCCTTTATTATAAAGGTCTTTGAAGAAATCTTGTGCCATTTCATAATGTAATTCATCCGTTGTTCTTCTAAAGCTATCTAATGAAATATTACATGCCTTAAGATCATTTCCAATTAATTCGTGATAAACATCAGTAATATCTTTAGGACTTTTATTTTCTTGTTCAGCTCTCACTGCAATAGGAGTTCCATGTTCATCAGTAGAACATACCATTACAGTATCCACTCCATTCATTCTATTATATCTAGCATATATATCTGCTGGAATGTATGTGGAACGTAGGTGTCCTAGATGGCAAGGACCGTTTGCATAAGGTAATGCACATGATATAAATAATTTACTCATTTTTTTATTCTCCATACTTATTTTTCATATTAGTTTTAATAATGCTGATATTCCACAATTTCTTACTTATATTGTCTATCTATTATTAAATTCAACATGGGATGTTGATTATTATTACTTGAACTACATGATTTGTTTAATAAAAGATAATTAATATTTATTTATGATATTACTCATTTATTTATTTTTCTTGATGATTTTTTTCATCATGTTTCTTAAAATAATATAAATTATTACTATGATGCATGATAGATAGTATACTATCATGATAAAAAATTCCTTTATAAATCCATTTAGTAATGATGCTAAAGAAATTGTAAGTAATCTTGGACAAATTGAAAATTTAGATAAAGAAAATGAAACTCTTATTACAATCATAAATTATACAAGAGGACAACTATTTGGTCATGAAATGAATTTGCCAAAAACATTAAAACAATTGGCAGAAAAGAAATTTGAATGGTTTTTATCCAAAAAATCAGATAAATTCAATGATAAAGAATATGAATACTTATTTAATCCAGAAATATATGAATATGATATTGTTTCTTTTTATTTATTATGTCAAGCAGTTGCAATAGGTTTTGGTCCAGATAGTCGTGAAGCTAAACAAGTTGTTGAATTAGAAAGGGATTTAATTGATCAACGATTAGAAAGACTCAAAGCAGAACCTAATGATTTTCAATCTAATTTTCTTAGAACCACATTAAATCAATTAATTGATACTAATAATATTTATTGGACTGATTTAAAAGATGTAATAGAAATGGGTGAATTTGATTTAAATAATCTTCTTCTTTCTCAAGGAAGATTAATAATTGAATATGAAGATTTTATTGAAGAATATGGTGATTTAATTCAACATAGGGATCCCCGGTCTATGTATGAAGTAACAGGTGGGCTTGATTTTAAATCTAAATTATTAAAAAGTATAATAATGTTACATACTAAACAATATATCCAAACAGTAGCCAAAA
Proteins encoded:
- the metG gene encoding methionine--tRNA ligase, which translates into the protein MSKLFISCALPYANGPCHLGHLRSTYIPADIYARYNRMNGVDTVMVCSTDEHGTPIAVRAEQENKSPKDITDVYHELIGNDLKACNISLDSFRRTTDELHYEMAQDFFKDLYNKGYIYEKIIDQLYCDTCKRSLPDRYVEGICPHCESEARGDQCEVCGRHLNPTDLKEPHCLICDGTPHVQQSKQYYFKLHEFEEPLTQWINNNENLPKNVKNFAKEWLNDGLKDWIMTRDMNWGIPVPLEGVTDKVLYVWAEAFIGYQSSAATWAKKHGLNWKEYWDDKTVHFIGKDIIYHHTIFWPSMLLGHEWNLPYSVVGGGYLSLEGRKMSTSKGWVIWVKEFLDQFDSDLLRYYMVINAPLNRDTDFSWDDFQRRINNELTDNLGNFIHRTFTFTNKFFEGKLPEPGSYDEIDKEFENKIKELPDKVADCIENFKFRDGLVEIMALTKEANKYFNDKKPWKAMKEDSESAKTCIYLSNQLVYKLAILLTPYIPESAQKIRDILGMPVEDIEGFMKFENREPKVTWTESKEFLEAGHEIKKAKPLFNKIEDKIIEEQKNKLYSLENTENNNEDENMSDLISIDEFGKVQLVVGQIKEAERIDGSKNLLKLQVDLGDEIRQVVAGLAKRYNPEELIDRKVIVVANLEPAKLFGVESNGMLLATDSMELLTTEGNVGEHIK
- a CDS encoding DUF530 domain-containing protein — encoded protein: MSELLVTQSEKFLKRIQRKPIIAEGIEDFDSFIEIYGYLKNNLYELQNLRNKMEIRGFTSPYSALKRYGKGNNSNNPEIIPDDVYDQSRHAQYFRIKASNKKNILDQVKSAISSHKIAIGHLEEYAEITCEKCGQKYKQNTIEDILTENDIKKTNCECTCGCHEFKFTANKSGICRLELIKYLPLGGEYLLKRSQLTNYSLEAYRKIIKTMRQEKRGRVKSITVIAKIKEEKTGKWISKKVNIDYADESNYELELRKRYGPNVRIELLQFHHKKPSLINDKYVQNALAIAYLQYSENIVNQKIDEIIPQHIQNMEKINTYNKLTEEARQDACKLAREAEERIELEEELKYVKLKKANLMNKNREIERELKEDLEKQEDLKKHFYIETSNTLILWDIFKYYLTTSENRRNNYSGPFPNLRPTLDSNQIKVFNNIFSKDVVKLLQDNGENIEVIPNMKETIQYKLELETKRKKLHLKSNHAAYGAIALHKKSNISLNKAADLLYVDKEEAAKEKSNLRKIEKPSTNKAKKFLEIINK
- a CDS encoding class III signal peptide-containing protein; the encoded protein is MNNKGQLSVEYILMLSIIIIILISSISMISDEFEKNTILTAAQFGAQNGIDKNGYAMYYNDTFNHYQNDYPKLLTSTEIKLIKIELYENNTTLELQVYAHSNALSAPEKNIVGARINYYIRKSVSETFNSTPCNIFYDPTKSNKYVIKTKSVIWL
- a CDS encoding glycosyltransferase 4 family protein produces the protein MNIPQLLLTSSGCGLIAFLITFAIMPTLIKRLKKADIVGRDIHKLTKPEVAEMGGIGILFGFAISIMVGVYLYPSWQSQLTITLIVILLTGIIGIVDDLIILSSKEKLILLWIAGLPIMWVTPPNMSIFYMLSIPIAVSIASNLTNMLAGLNGIETGLGVIALTSLTLSCIIMNKYDVAIISFSMLGALLAFLFYNKYPANVFPGDVGTLIIGACIAIIAFIGRVKIIAFIVLIPNIIDGLLKFRSAGVMERHKFKPTQVKENGVLVAPPGGFNSLIRSILKKPMKEAEVVHIIWIIGLIFGIIGILVAFFAKGVII
- a CDS encoding helix-turn-helix domain-containing protein; protein product: MSSKIHVNKPLSSRLIIELLDDNPDLEEIECPQSLYERTSETYIDALNELGIQISIIEHRGRPQKYDENLKEEINKMIDSGLTPKNIANRLNINRKTVYYLKNKKLKQGPKSKYSKELKEEIVDLKNKGTSVKIISSMLNIPVRTIYYILQKERELINKEKNEGVY
- the priL gene encoding DNA primase large subunit PriL; this encodes MIKNSFINPFSNDAKEIVSNLGQIENLDKENETLITIINYTRGQLFGHEMNLPKTLKQLAEKKFEWFLSKKSDKFNDKEYEYLFNPEIYEYDIVSFYLLCQAVAIGFGPDSREAKQVVELERDLIDQRLERLKAEPNDFQSNFLRTTLNQLIDTNNIYWTDLKDVIEMGEFDLNNLLLSQGRLIIEYEDFIEEYGDLIQHRDPRSMYEVTGGLDFKSKLLKSIIMLHTKQYIQTVAKMAERMVEPNPLMDNLAKNLKKIQEKAQEQKYGSRGKSTFNDNQPVSYEIEAFPPCVRKCMQGIKSGGRNDAIVLFLTPFISYARLYPGIFSEDKNMKISEVDHSLDITLNEVIPMIYDAAEACSPPLFKDQPQEKININSKLGFGMHSDLKIDHEGETQWYTPMSCEKIKLHMSNLCTPNVDCKKIGNPLTYYNRKRKLMKRNNKHNSSQQVNNNGN